The Deltaproteobacteria bacterium region CGCATGGATCGTAATCGGTTAAAGGGCAGACTCGGAGACCGGATCAACGGCCTCTTGAGCGCTGCCGGGATGAACTTTGCCAAGCTGCTGCGGTGGGCAGCCGCTTTTTTGCGTCTAATTTTCCAAGGGCTATCTAATTATCAAATAACCATCTCTTACGGTAACGCTTTATCAAAATAGACTTTTTCAGAACCGACGACATTATACGGGCATCGCAGCTCTGTCTATTCTTAATTTAACAATTTGTTCCGTTATGTCAAGAAGGGCGTAAACGGTCATGGCTTGTAACCGGTGAGTTTCAGGATATTCAGGGAAAGAATCCGCTCCATCTCGGCCTTATTCAGCTTCAGGGCCAGAACCTTGGACAGCTCGTTTTCCATGGATCCGAAGGGAATGTCGGAGCCGAAGATGACGCGTTCCGGGCCCACAGTCCGCACGAACCTGTCAATGGTACTTGTCTGCGCCAGGGCGGTATCAAAATAGATATTGCTTTTCGCTTTGAAATGTTCCAGGAAGTCCAGCGGATTCCCGCCAAGCAGGCCCAGATGGGGGATAATCAGCTTGAGATTCGGAAAGCGTTCAACGAAACGGACCGTAAAATCCAGTTCCTCTTCGAAGATAATCGGCTTGTCCGCCGCTTCGAGTTTTTGAACCAGTTCCGGCAAATCTGGGTCGTCCAGGACGTTATAATTCGATGCCGCATCCTGGATCCCTCTCATCCAGTGCCACTTGCCTCCATTGTACCCTGCCGGAATGGGCGAAAAATTTTCCCGGATGTAAAAATACGGGATAAAATGGGGAACTCGCGTCGTTTCATCAAGCAACTGCGGATTTATATCAGGGCTCATGATGGCGGTGGAGGGAAAGGGGAGAATAACAACGTGGGTTACTCCCGCTTCCTTCTGCTCACTCAGAATCATTTGTGTCGTTACTTCCGTGCCCAGAGTTATGGAGTAGCCCCAATGCACATGGCTGTCAACGATGATTTCGTATTTTTCTGTATTCATGGTGTATCCGTTCGTTTAAGCATTTACCTGACATGCGGCAGTCGATTTTGTGGCGGTCGGTTTTGGCTGATCCCTGTTCGCGAGACCCCCTTTCACTTGGGACGAACCCGCGAAAGCGGTCGTATCTTACCTTGTCCGGGGCATATTCTCAATAAGGAATATTGACGCGTGGCGAAAGGGGCCTTCCAGGGACGGTCGGCTGAGGGACAATAGAAACTCAAAGCGATATGGAATGCCATGTAAGGCATTGATATAATGAGGATATATGAAAATACCCGGGGACTATCCTTGTCTTCCCATTGAAAGCCCTCCGCCAATCGAGCAAAAACCGCGTTTCCCCGCATCCTTGTCATTTGCCTTTGAGAAAGCTTGTGCAGGGTCCGGGTTCAACCTGGATGGATATTTTATAGTCACATGAAAGCGCAGGTGGGTAAATTAAATGCGTTTCAGTACAGCCTATTGTATTTCCCCCTGTCGGGTATCTACCACGTTTCGCAAGTGGATACCGGTACATAAGAACACTTTCGTTTACTGGCACAGGCATTGCTAATACCGATGAATAGAAAATGTATGCCGGACTTGCGTTCCCGTGTATATCTTTTTTTGCTTTTTCCCTGGTTCGGGGGTATCTGTAATGCAATTTTTTGGTTCGTGCTTCTTCTTCCCGTGGAGGCGGAAAAGGAGAGGAAAGGTATGACTTATGAGAAAATCATGCTTGCTGGCCGTGCTTTGCCTGGTTCTGTTCATTCCCGTGCATGTATCGGCGGATGAAACAATCATCCCGGGCCAGACGCTGAAGCTCGAACGCTGTATAGAAATAGCCTTGGCGAAACATCCGGACATCCTGGCGGCGTCCCATCAGCTCCGTGTCGGTGAAAGCCGGATCGGCCAGGCCCAATCGGCTTATTTCCCGCAGTTGAACATGGAAACGGGTTATGATCGGACCCAGGCCTATAA contains the following coding sequences:
- a CDS encoding amidohydrolase family protein yields the protein MNTEKYEIIVDSHVHWGYSITLGTEVTTQMILSEQKEAGVTHVVILPFPSTAIMSPDINPQLLDETTRVPHFIPYFYIRENFSPIPAGYNGGKWHWMRGIQDAASNYNVLDDPDLPELVQKLEAADKPIIFEEELDFTVRFVERFPNLKLIIPHLGLLGGNPLDFLEHFKAKSNIYFDTALAQTSTIDRFVRTVGPERVIFGSDIPFGSMENELSKVLALKLNKAEMERILSLNILKLTGYKP